A single genomic interval of Gossypium raimondii isolate GPD5lz chromosome 11, ASM2569854v1, whole genome shotgun sequence harbors:
- the LOC105801656 gene encoding dirigent protein 22, with product MAENHPKLPCTAAFLLTLFSLISSLAALEPNTFSRHLSPSSLGLKKQEKLSHLHFYFHDIVAGENATAVRVAKAKTTTETSPFGAVAVIDDPLTVSPDIGSKMVGKAQGIYALTSKTEASLLMAYNFAFMEGKYNGSSLGVMGRNPVFSAVREMPVIGGSGVFRFARGYAEARTHAFDLKTGNAVVEYNVYVFHY from the coding sequence ATGGCGGAGAACCACCCAAAACTCCCCTGCACCGCAGCCTTCCTCCTTACACTCTTCTCATTAATTTCATCCTTAGCCGCCTTAGAACCAAACACTTTCTCTCGACACCTCTCGCCGTCGTCATTGGGGCTGAAAAAACAAGAGAAACTAAGCCACCTCCATTTCTACTTCCACGACATCGTCGCCGGTGAAAACGCAACCGCCGTCCGCGTAGCCAAAGCAAAAACGACGACGGAGACTTCACCGTTCGGAGCGGTGGCGGTGATCGACGACCCTTTGACGGTGAGCCCGGATATTGGGTCGAAGATGGTGGGAAAAGCACAAGGGATTTATGCTTTGACGTCAAAAACGGAAGCTAGCTTGTTAATGGCGTATAACTTTGCTTTTATGGAAGGGAAATATAATGGGAGTAGTCTTGGTGTTATGGGGCGGAATCCAGTGTTTTCAGCCGTGAGAGAGATGCCGGTGATCGGTGGTAGTGGGGTTTTTAGGTTTGCCCGTGGATATGCTGAAGCAAGGACTCATGCATTTGATTTAAAGACTGGGAATGCTGTTGTTGAATATAATGTTTATGTTTTCcattattaa